From a region of the Microterricola gilva genome:
- a CDS encoding pore-forming ESAT-6 family protein gives MSAQGQADRRDYDIHASQNAQENFNRVAAQLESLIDQRQKDVNAAMSDYQADGVSDEYAGKELAWRNAAGEVKTIIATLRASMEQNDDTAQTALGKAKSAVDGIG, from the coding sequence ATGAGCGCACAGGGTCAGGCGGATCGCCGCGACTACGACATCCACGCCTCGCAGAACGCGCAGGAGAACTTCAACCGCGTTGCCGCGCAGCTGGAATCGCTGATCGATCAGCGACAGAAAGACGTCAACGCCGCGATGAGCGACTACCAGGCGGACGGTGTCTCCGACGAGTACGCCGGCAAGGAGCTTGCCTGGCGGAACGCGGCCGGTGAGGTCAAGACGATCATCGCCACGCTCCGCGCCTCGATGGAACAGAACGACGACACGGCACAGACCGCGCTCGGCAAGGCCAAATCCGCCGTTGACGGCATCGGCTAG
- a CDS encoding DUF6507 family protein — MASSEGWSIQPEQVATVLTAVNGKAELMGAALATLQADVSSAAAATGNSAAISQALMDFFAQEGPRLEGVSKRIAASLTGASDATSAYVKGDYEMASTSQSLQVELINNPVLPGNGAY; from the coding sequence ATGGCATCATCGGAGGGCTGGAGCATCCAGCCGGAGCAGGTCGCAACCGTGCTCACGGCGGTGAACGGCAAGGCGGAGCTGATGGGGGCAGCACTGGCGACGTTGCAGGCCGACGTCTCGTCCGCGGCGGCGGCGACGGGCAACTCCGCGGCCATCTCGCAGGCACTGATGGACTTCTTCGCGCAGGAAGGCCCGCGCCTCGAGGGTGTCAGCAAGCGCATCGCCGCATCTCTCACCGGTGCGTCGGATGCCACATCCGCCTACGTCAAGGGCGACTACGAGATGGCCAGCACCTCGCAGAGTCTGCAGGTCGAGCTGATCAACAACCCGGTGCTGCCAGGTAACGGGGCCTACTAG
- a CDS encoding TNT domain-containing protein (This protein contains a domain related to Tuberculosis Necrotizing Toxin, which is the C-terminal effector domain of outer membrane channel protein CpnT, and which has a lethal NAD+-glycohydrolase activity.), translating to MAEHINPAAIPGDALQPELLVQHADSLAKAASGTRDHGAEVVAEWQKLSAYYTAPEGPQLFAVMTPVGPATSAFGDNLDVVVAALKAFADEVIPIKAELARLKGEAQTFVDTTVKNGVDVKYTDYGYGYGGYGASGAYAGYGYNAFGSYTQAAEDNPVTRTHHQNWDENQGAVDENNALIAAVSAQQVKLWAAERTCANTIRALFGADPLRSMQSEDDALGYGLSEIPEGTEMPWGAATKRTEGCAEASLTFVFEDVIWKGIAVGGVWGTVTGLGTLLLGYNPATGDFFSGDAYGAAWSGLGMLGFGLATAGPLGIVGGFVPGPVGDFFRGGQEAVVNTLKGVVAWDTWAENPGEALGSSIFNIATIVIPAGAVVGGVKTATGAANALGKAAKIVDMVDPGAWLSKGVLGGSKFIAPSVADLLKSLDFNLGDNMGNLFDGSTLKIANFDGSTFDFTPPKADVPDSFDVPPARGTDAADIPVRMPESVVAGAPGSSQFLSPDTHIGGTGTTVLDTPPSHGGGTGSGSGSGNGTGSGSGTGAGGGSGAGTGTGGGSGHGSNTGADGADGVPPKDPADVADPSDPPKKPWDPEMGDPVLSDADYGPGFERVPDRTDSNPIDDNYGDVRPDGESGRLDDKYAHPGTVSDDVAHMIEDPTAPYGRGDDGTPYSREEWESRYTDEDGYPIYPGNDGGKLGSFVEFDNIADFKAHYGESLDRFGHDGGKFLSFPEMSFESRALPPSNLSATYSVFEIGDSLPDGYRIEVSEIAPAFGRDGGGLQVRFLDPDGQPVSVASLLDGENPLLSRSTDDSSTLRLGDDNDLRFESSSTSDSLIENAFHRAEQDGTVESPGNVGVPPTVLSAAELQQIRTDGYSVAFFGDDNLKYYQQPQTTLGANGRPFFVMPGSDAVLVQNAHDAARYTGMSPSTLRAYTNGGEVYGVAFPATGIAHRVPVAADAQGWAHFLEGGHTAVRLPESGASGGPLRSGYLVNPVRELVVPGGTAMPPGSVLFRLGPNGDPIVLRRFR from the coding sequence ATGGCCGAACACATCAATCCCGCGGCGATCCCCGGCGATGCCCTGCAGCCCGAGCTGCTCGTGCAGCACGCGGATTCGCTGGCGAAGGCGGCATCCGGCACCCGTGACCACGGAGCAGAGGTCGTCGCCGAGTGGCAGAAGCTCTCTGCGTACTACACGGCGCCGGAGGGCCCGCAGCTCTTCGCGGTCATGACACCGGTCGGCCCGGCCACCTCGGCGTTCGGTGACAATCTCGACGTCGTCGTCGCGGCGCTCAAGGCCTTCGCCGACGAGGTGATCCCAATCAAGGCGGAGCTCGCCAGGCTCAAGGGCGAGGCCCAGACCTTCGTCGACACCACCGTGAAGAACGGCGTCGACGTCAAGTACACCGACTACGGCTACGGATACGGCGGCTACGGCGCATCGGGCGCGTACGCCGGCTACGGCTACAACGCCTTCGGCTCCTACACCCAGGCGGCAGAAGACAACCCCGTCACGCGCACGCACCACCAGAACTGGGACGAGAACCAGGGCGCCGTCGACGAGAACAACGCGCTGATCGCGGCGGTGAGCGCCCAGCAGGTGAAGCTGTGGGCCGCGGAGCGCACCTGCGCCAACACGATCCGCGCGCTCTTCGGGGCCGACCCGCTGCGCTCGATGCAGAGTGAGGATGACGCCCTCGGCTACGGCCTGAGCGAGATCCCAGAGGGCACCGAGATGCCGTGGGGTGCCGCGACCAAGCGCACGGAAGGCTGCGCGGAAGCGTCGCTGACCTTCGTCTTCGAAGACGTGATCTGGAAGGGCATCGCCGTCGGCGGTGTCTGGGGCACCGTCACCGGCCTCGGCACCCTCCTGCTCGGCTACAACCCCGCCACCGGGGACTTCTTCAGCGGCGACGCCTACGGCGCGGCGTGGAGCGGGCTCGGCATGCTCGGTTTCGGCCTCGCCACAGCCGGGCCGCTCGGCATCGTCGGGGGCTTCGTGCCCGGTCCGGTCGGCGACTTCTTCCGCGGCGGGCAGGAAGCCGTTGTCAACACGCTCAAGGGCGTCGTCGCCTGGGACACCTGGGCGGAGAACCCCGGTGAGGCGCTCGGCTCATCCATCTTCAACATTGCGACGATTGTCATCCCGGCCGGGGCGGTGGTCGGCGGCGTCAAGACCGCGACCGGTGCGGCCAACGCCCTCGGCAAGGCCGCGAAGATCGTCGACATGGTCGACCCGGGGGCTTGGCTCAGCAAGGGTGTCCTCGGCGGCTCGAAGTTCATCGCGCCGTCGGTCGCCGATCTGCTCAAGTCGCTGGACTTCAACCTCGGCGACAACATGGGCAACCTCTTCGATGGCTCGACGCTCAAGATCGCGAACTTCGACGGCTCCACCTTCGACTTCACCCCGCCCAAGGCCGATGTGCCCGACAGCTTCGACGTGCCACCGGCGCGTGGAACGGACGCAGCCGACATTCCCGTACGGATGCCGGAGTCCGTCGTCGCCGGCGCACCTGGCTCCTCCCAGTTCCTCAGCCCCGACACCCACATCGGTGGTACCGGCACGACCGTGCTCGACACGCCCCCCAGTCACGGTGGCGGGACCGGTTCCGGTAGCGGTTCTGGCAACGGCACGGGCAGCGGCTCCGGCACGGGAGCCGGCGGCGGTTCTGGCGCAGGGACGGGTACTGGCGGCGGATCCGGCCATGGATCGAACACCGGCGCGGACGGCGCTGACGGTGTGCCGCCCAAGGACCCCGCCGACGTCGCCGACCCGAGCGATCCGCCGAAGAAGCCGTGGGACCCCGAGATGGGCGACCCCGTGCTCAGCGATGCCGACTACGGCCCCGGCTTCGAGCGGGTGCCCGACCGCACCGACAGCAACCCGATCGACGACAACTACGGCGACGTGCGCCCGGATGGCGAGAGCGGCCGCCTCGACGACAAATACGCACACCCCGGAACCGTCTCTGATGACGTCGCGCACATGATCGAGGACCCGACCGCGCCGTACGGCCGCGGTGACGACGGCACGCCCTACTCCCGTGAGGAGTGGGAGTCGCGTTACACCGACGAGGACGGCTACCCGATCTACCCGGGCAACGACGGTGGCAAGCTCGGGAGCTTCGTCGAGTTCGACAACATCGCGGACTTCAAGGCTCACTACGGAGAGAGCCTGGACCGCTTCGGTCACGATGGCGGTAAGTTCCTCTCGTTCCCGGAGATGTCCTTCGAGTCACGGGCGCTGCCGCCGAGCAACTTGAGCGCGACTTACTCGGTGTTCGAGATCGGCGACAGCCTGCCGGATGGCTACCGCATCGAGGTGTCGGAGATCGCTCCCGCCTTCGGCCGCGACGGCGGCGGCCTCCAGGTGCGCTTCTTGGACCCTGACGGCCAGCCGGTCTCGGTCGCGTCCCTCCTGGATGGCGAAAACCCGCTGCTGTCCCGTTCGACCGACGATTCCTCAACGCTCAGACTGGGCGATGACAATGACTTGAGATTTGAATCGAGCTCTACGTCGGATTCTCTTATCGAGAACGCATTCCATCGAGCGGAGCAGGACGGCACAGTCGAATCGCCCGGAAATGTGGGTGTTCCGCCCACGGTGTTGAGCGCAGCAGAGCTACAACAGATTCGGACCGATGGCTATTCGGTGGCCTTCTTCGGTGATGACAACCTGAAGTATTACCAGCAGCCGCAAACAACGCTGGGAGCAAATGGTCGTCCATTCTTTGTCATGCCGGGCTCTGATGCCGTTCTGGTGCAGAATGCGCACGATGCCGCACGGTACACCGGGATGTCTCCGTCCACGCTGCGGGCCTATACCAATGGCGGCGAGGTGTATGGGGTCGCGTTCCCGGCAACCGGCATTGCGCATCGCGTACCGGTGGCAGCCGACGCCCAAGGCTGGGCGCACTTCTTAGAAGGCGGCCACACCGCGGTTCGACTACCTGAGAGCGGTGCAAGCGGTGGGCCGTTGAGAAGTGGATATTTGGTCAACCCCGTGCGAGAGCTTGTTGTTCCCGGTGGAACAGCCATGCCTCCTGGCAGCGTCCTCTTCAGGCTGGGGCCGAACGGTGACCCGATTGTGCTGCGGAGGTTCCGATGA
- a CDS encoding SseB family protein: MVDLGRPTTLLERAILRSSRQQLSMQSLLWILAASELIVPTTEDFHGNVDEFKPLLLAADDALYLAVFTHADQIGSYAATAPAYVTMAGESVLMRMPPGAGLIVNAGTARGFELPADGLAAIVDEITDRH; the protein is encoded by the coding sequence ATGGTTGATCTCGGGAGACCCACGACGCTCCTGGAACGCGCGATACTGAGATCGAGCCGCCAGCAGCTCAGCATGCAGTCATTGCTCTGGATTCTGGCGGCCAGCGAATTGATCGTTCCCACCACCGAGGACTTCCACGGAAACGTGGATGAATTCAAGCCGTTGCTCTTGGCGGCAGACGATGCGCTCTATCTTGCAGTCTTCACTCATGCCGATCAGATCGGAAGTTACGCCGCGACTGCCCCCGCGTACGTGACCATGGCAGGTGAATCGGTGCTCATGCGGATGCCGCCGGGTGCTGGACTCATCGTCAACGCGGGCACTGCTCGTGGTTTCGAACTCCCCGCCGATGGCCTGGCCGCAATCGTTGACGAGATCACCGATCGTCATTGA